In the genome of Arabidopsis thaliana chromosome 4, partial sequence, the window GTCTGTATAATAAACATGAGTTTAgttactacaaaaaaaaaagttaccaaactaaaaaaaaaagttagagaTTATATATGAAGAGTCACCTTTGAAAGCAGATACGTTATCATCACTGTAAAGGAGTAGCCCCAAACGGGTATCAATACTAGTCTTCACAAAGTAATTAAGTGTTTTTGAtttcccaaaacaaaacaaaaggctTTTCATATTCCTCTAAGAAAGAAACTCGCTTATAAATCTCAAACAGAGAGAGTGGagtttcatttcttcttaACTTCATCAAAACCTTATTTTgcagattctctcttttcatcgttttttcgtcttctctcttttggtttatgaCTGTTATTTATTGAAAGGGTTTGACCAGCTCAtaacttctttctctttgggCCAAATAAGTGGGCCTCACGTTATTTGAagagtaaagagaagaagagttgggTCTTTGGTAATAGAAGCCCACAAGGTAGGTTTTCTTCTAGGGTTTGTGCCGTGAGTTTTACCTTctcttgagcttcttcttgtAATCTCTTTGAGAGCTTTGTGTAACCCTGATTTCTAGTGGAAGTTTGAGGGCAAGAGATCCCTCACGAGACATACGCATAACCACTCGGGGAACTCGTTAAATCTTGGTGTCACAAAAGCAAACACTTAGAACAAGGTTGAATTTACCCCTGCGTTACATAACAACTTAATTACTTGAATTTAACGATGTGAGAGTTTTCTAATGCCTCCTCCCCGTCCGATAAAGGCTGCTCATCAGAGGAAAGTTCAAGATGAATAGTACTGTTCATCAAAGCTGCCATCTCTGCCTTCTTCAATCTCAACATCGTTTTCTATTGTATATCAAATGGATTGgtataatcaaatatttttctagtCTTGAAAGACAAAGATTGCCATTATTAATCTTTAAGTTCAATTTGGATTAGCTGCTTTAAATACTTTATTGTGAACCGACCAAGAAGTCATTGTAAACTTATACAAAGAGAGTTCttgagaaaaggaagaaattatttttttaaaggagAAGAATGCTAAGAGATATTTAATCGAAGTAAGGTTTGCATTTGGTTAAGTCTCGGTTCATGGTGTTTGTCAAACACGAATTGCGGGAAATTGAACCCATAAGTAACAGATTGAAAAAGTAAAGCTTTGTATATAATCATCTCTTGACTACAAGATGTTAGAATTCAAAAAATCTTCAGATACCTCAAGAACGATGATATAAAATCAAAGTTAGTAAACACATTACATATGAGATATTGTTGAATTCTCACCTATCTAACCTCTCTTTGGTTAGATCTCttgctctcttctctctcacacagattttgtcttctttgttctAGAGAGACACAAAAGCGTTTTCCTCCAAAGACTACATTGTTAATTACTTGGATATATTACACAACACAAAGACACATACATATAGTCATATACTACTTTCATTACTTGACACTATTGCACACTTGCACTTAGACCTAATCATAACTCTTACACATTAGACCATACTCCTAGTTCTAGGTACTCTTACACAAGCCTCCTACTTGTGTGTAGCCACACTACTCATTGGGACTCTAAGACAATAGTTAACATCACTAGTTCCTTAGATACTTTACTTGGTTTACAACAAAACACACTTAACTTGTTCGGCCTTTTTACTTGCAGGCCCACCACACAAAACACATTCTTCATTTGGGCCCTTAATCCATCTGCAGCCCATTTacacttctcttctttgtcgTTGACCCTTCTCTTCACGATATCTCTTCTCCGACATCgacatcgtcttcttcttacgatgcttcttctgttcttcacAACCAAGCTTTACTTCTTGCAGGATTTAATCTAGGATTCTCAATTCCAACAGATATATATCTAATCATGTTTGAGCATGGACACAGCAAATCCGAACTACCATTAGTTTGGTTTTAAGGCTTTGGTGTAGGAGTCGGTCTACAGAGAATGGGATGCCTCTTTCTGTCTAAAGTAACCATACACTTGGCTTGATACTCCACAAGAGGTCCATCCGGTTTCTCCCTCGCCATAAATGTAATGTATGACTTTGATCTCGGTCCTGCGCGATAATAACCTCTCACAATTTCAACCAACTCCACATTCGATTCCTACAACCACAATAAGAAAGGAATGATAATGTTAATGCCAAGTTTGCGTTGAATACTTTTCAGCGTTGAAAATTCTTAAACAATAGCCAGAACACAACTTCTAAGAAGCCTGTCAACCTAACCATTGCTACTGTTAACACCTAAGAGACTGAATCCTCAAGCTCAGACAAAATACCAATCCAGACCTCTCTAACAGCTAGACCTTTTAGTTAGTATTCTTGATTCAGACTTATGAGCTATACCCATCTACACTAGTATGCaggaaaaggagaaagaacTAACCTTGTCTTGGTTGAGTTTTTGGAGACAAACATAGACCATGTCTTCCCAGTATGCGCGAAAGTCTTTATCAGTAAGCGCATATTGGGAAGAGATGGTCTCTGTTTTATACCTCTGTAAACCCATTGGTTTTATACCTATGTAATGATCAAATGGCTTAAGCGCTGGATCCCCGTAAAATCCCTAACCACACACACACGTTGTACTTAAGAAATCACCATCTATCAATCCACTAAGTTTCAAGGATgtagataaaaaaatcaaagaagtagGACGTACCTTGCTCTCGATCATCTGGCGTTTAAAGAGGCAATAGTGTTGTACAGCTTCCTCGGAGAAAGGTTCCTCATCGGAGGAAAATAACACCTCCAGAGATGAATAATCCTCTAAACCATCGAAGCTATCCACATCCCATTCAAGCACCTTTAAGTAATCTATTCCTCCACCCTCACGCTCCTCGATTTTGGCTttcccttcttctctctcaccatcgctctcttcctcctcctcctccgggTCGAATTCGGCCTTACGCTTTGTCCCGTAAGATGATAACCATGGAAGAAGATCCTTCCATGGAATTTTCTATCATCGTCTCTTCTGCGCATTGATTGAGAAGCATCTTGATCGAGTAAAACCCTAGATCCCCTCCGAGCCAATTATCTTAAGATTCTCGTCCACGATCGCGTAAACCCTTTTAATTTGGTCAAACGGTTCGATTCGGGTCAGAACTACCAAATTTTGGGTTGGAGAAAACTGTTCCGAATTGAACCGAAATAAAGTCAGGGTTCATTTTGGTACTGAATAAACCGAACTCTTTTGTTAAATCAA includes:
- a CDS encoding Cystatin/monellin superfamily protein (Cystatin/monellin superfamily protein; CONTAINS InterPro DOMAIN/s: Cystatin-related, plant (InterPro:IPR006525); BEST Arabidopsis thaliana protein match is: Cystatin/monellin superfamily protein (TAIR:AT4G03590.1); Has 92 Blast hits to 82 proteins in 2 species: Archae - 0; Bacteria - 0; Metazoa - 0; Fungi - 0; Plants - 92; Viruses - 0; Other Eukaryotes - 0 (source: NCBI BLink).), whose protein sequence is MLLNQCAEETMIENSMEGSSSMVLFSSDEEPFSEEAVQHYCLFKRQMIESKGFYGDPALKPFDHYIGIKPMGLQRYKTETISSQYALTDKDFRAYWEDMVYVCLQKLNQDKESNVELVEIVRGYYRAGPRSKSYITFMAREKPDGPLVEYQAKCMNRRSIVRRRRCRCRRRDIVKRRVNDKEEKCKWAADGLRAQMKNVFCVVGLQKTMLRLKKAEMAALMNSTIHLELSSDEQPLSDGEEALENSHIVKFKNQGYTKLSKRLQEEAQEKTKSAKNMNCVSQVSDRMILKTALQGLSNKDWFVSVDLFRLPEYGIDGVREGGERASAIQRRQVQGGASILYGGSYCC